One genomic window of Pempheris klunzingeri isolate RE-2024b chromosome 12, fPemKlu1.hap1, whole genome shotgun sequence includes the following:
- the LOC139211327 gene encoding neuroblast differentiation-associated protein AHNAK-like yields the protein MDLNGPEIKSPNADIDAHSGRIKWPHLKWKGHKVKGPDADVNAHLNADLSAPDLSLSTPKIDGDVSAPDVDINFPKADINGPDLDVQPAKIDIDAPSSKINWPHLKWKKNKLHGSKADLDANLNAPDVDLSVPKVECGINAPNADVNLPAADLESPGLDMQNPNVNVEATSGHINWPHLKWKKPKFHGPRADSGIDADLNTPNLNLPTLEGDINAPNAEVNLPKADLKGPGLDVQAPDLDIDDSSGKIKWPHLKWRKPRLHSPKTDMDLNADLSTPDVDLSVPKIDGEISTPDVDLNLPKADVEAPDADIEAPSRKIKFPTLKKPKFLLSGPKMDLMLI from the exons ATGGATCTGAATGGTCCTGAGATAAAATCCCCAAATGCTGATATTGATGCACACTCAGGCAGAATCAAGTGGCCCCATCTGAAATGGAAAGGTCACAAAGTTAAAGGACCAGATGCCGATGTCAATGCTCACTTAAATGCTGACCTGTCTGCACCTGATCTAAGCCTCTCCACACCAAAGATTGATGGGGATGTGAGTGCACCAGATGTTGACATTAACTTCCCCAAAGCTGACATCAATGGCCCTGATCTAGATGTTCAACCAGCAAAGATTGACATTGATGCTCCATCTAGTAAAATCAACTGGCCtcatttgaaatggaaaaaaaacaaacttcacgGTTCAAAAGCTGATCTGGATGCAAACCTGAATGCACCAGATGTTGATCTCTCTGTTCCAAAAGTGGAGTGTGGGATAAATGCCCCAAATGCTGACGTTAATTTGCCAGCAGCTGACCTTGAAAGCCCTGGTCTAGACATGCAAAACCCCAATGTTAATGTAGAGGCCACATCTGGTCATATCAACTGGCCTCACCTGAAATGGAAGAAGCCTAAATTTCATGGCCCCAGAGCAGACTCGGGCATAGATGCAGACCTAAACACACCCAATTTAAATCTCCCGACTCTTGAGGGTGACATTAATGCACCTAACGCAGAAGTGAATCTCCCAAAAGCTGACCTTAAGGGTCCTGGTCTAGATGTTCAGGCGCCAGATCTTGACATTGATGATTCATCAGGGAAAATTAAGTGGCCTCATCTGAAGTGGAGGAAACCCAGACTTCATAGCCCCAAAACCGACATGGACCTTAATGCAGATCTGAGCACACCAGATGTTGATCTCTCTGTTCCAAAAATTGATGGTGAGATTAGCACACCAGATGTTGATCTGAATTTACCCAAAGCTGATGTTGAAGCACCAGATGCTGACATTGAGGCCCCTTCTAGAAAAATCAAATTCCCAACACTTAAAAAACCCAAATTCCTGCTTTCTGGGCCAAAG ATGGACCTGATGTTGATCTGA